One genomic region from Molothrus aeneus isolate 106 chromosome 24, BPBGC_Maene_1.0, whole genome shotgun sequence encodes:
- the IL10 gene encoding interleukin-10 — MRTCSRGTAVPILLLLLLLGTACAQPSCLRFPELLPAKLKELRLKFEEIRDYFQSKDDDLSIQLLSSDLLEEVKGSLGCQSVSEMMEFYLEEVLPRAMRSSSQHQHSMGDLGNLLLSLRAMMRRCHKFFTCEERSRSMKHVKETFSRMKRNGIYKAMGEFDIFINYIERYLTMKRRN, encoded by the exons ATGAGGACCTGCTCcaggggcacagctgtgcccatcctgctgctcctgctgctgctgggcaccgCCTGCgcccagccctcctgcctgcGCTTCCCCGAGCTCCTGCCCGCCAAGCTCAAAGAGCTCAGGCTCAAGTTTGAGGAAATCAGGGATTATTTT CAATCAAAAGATGACGACCTCAGCATCCAACTGCTCAGCTCTGACCTGCTGGAGGAAGTCAAG gGGAGCCTGGGCTGCCAGTCGGTGTCGGAGATGATGGAATTCTACCTGGAGGAGGTTCTGCCCAGGGccatgaggagcagcagccagcaccagcacagcatgGGCGACCTGGGCAACCTCCTGCTGAGCCTCAGAGCCATGATGAGACGCTGT CACAAATTCTTCACCtgtgaggagaggagcaggagcatgAAGCACGTCAAGGAGACCTTCAGCAGG ATGAAGAGGAATGGAATCTACAAGGCCATGGGAGAGTTTGACATCTTCATCAACTACATTGAAAGATATTTAACAATGAAGAGAAGGAACTGA